One window of the Rufibacter radiotolerans genome contains the following:
- a CDS encoding SDR family oxidoreductase, protein MKDKVIIITGGSSGIGRACALAFGKAGGKVVISARNAQKLNEVGQELEAADIEFLAVTGDVSKEEDCHRLIEETVARFGGIDVMLNNAGISMRALFQDVDLAVIRQLMDINFWGTVYCTKFALPYIQQRKGSIIGVSSIAGFQGLPGRTGYSASKFAMQGFLGALRTEVLHQGVHVMVACPGFTASNIRNTALAANGQQQGESPRDEGKMMSAEEVADKILEGTIKRQRELIMTGQGKLTVFLSKWLPGLTDKLVYNHMKKEADSPFK, encoded by the coding sequence ATGAAAGACAAAGTCATTATCATAACCGGAGGCTCCTCTGGAATAGGCCGGGCCTGCGCGTTGGCCTTCGGGAAGGCGGGGGGCAAAGTGGTTATTTCCGCTAGAAACGCGCAGAAACTGAACGAGGTAGGGCAGGAGTTGGAAGCGGCGGACATAGAATTCCTGGCTGTTACCGGTGATGTAAGCAAGGAGGAAGATTGCCACCGGCTTATTGAAGAGACGGTGGCGCGCTTTGGGGGCATAGACGTGATGCTCAACAACGCGGGCATCAGCATGCGGGCGCTGTTCCAGGACGTGGACCTGGCGGTGATCCGGCAGCTCATGGATATCAACTTTTGGGGAACCGTGTACTGCACAAAATTCGCCCTGCCGTATATTCAACAGCGCAAAGGATCCATTATTGGCGTTTCTTCCATTGCGGGTTTTCAGGGACTACCTGGCCGTACCGGATATTCGGCCTCTAAGTTTGCCATGCAGGGATTTCTGGGCGCGCTCCGCACCGAGGTCCTGCATCAGGGCGTGCATGTGATGGTGGCCTGCCCGGGTTTCACAGCCTCCAATATCAGAAACACTGCTCTGGCCGCCAACGGCCAGCAGCAGGGAGAGTCGCCCCGGGACGAAGGCAAAATGATGTCTGCCGAGGAGGTGGCCGACAAGATTCTGGAGGGCACCATCAAGCGCCAGCGGGAACTCATCATGACCGGACAAGGAAAACTTACCGTGTTCCTCAGCAAATGGCTGCCTGGCCTCACCGATAAGCTGGTCTATAACCACATGAAAAAAGAGGCTGATTCGCCCTTTAAATAA
- a CDS encoding SH3 domain-containing protein yields the protein MPNISRKFYYLFCAAFLVFAQPVLGQSPSKRLATADSLFTQHRYTQALGIYEILLNQGQVYSPQMLLKMAYIHEGLQQYTKSMYYLQLYYSKHPSRSVLRKMEEVGLQQHLFGYQYTDWDFFKTQFYKYYAQILELLLAGAAIALTLLILRWVKKRPVSTEAKFAFLLYLGFLFYFGNFLTLGQQGIIQSGNVPIMTAPSAGSSLVASVGMGHKVRVLGEQDIWYRIEWQDQTAYIRKNNLLLLPQPLGSQELF from the coding sequence ATGCCAAACATTTCTCGCAAATTCTACTACCTTTTTTGCGCCGCCTTCCTGGTTTTCGCTCAACCTGTTCTGGGTCAATCACCTAGCAAACGCCTTGCCACCGCAGATTCTTTGTTTACCCAGCACCGCTATACGCAAGCTTTGGGTATTTACGAGATATTGCTCAACCAAGGCCAGGTATACTCCCCACAAATGCTGCTGAAGATGGCCTACATCCATGAGGGGCTCCAGCAGTACACCAAATCTATGTACTACCTTCAGCTGTATTACAGCAAGCACCCCAGCAGGTCGGTGCTGCGCAAGATGGAGGAGGTTGGCCTGCAGCAACACCTCTTCGGCTACCAATACACCGACTGGGACTTCTTCAAAACCCAATTTTATAAGTACTACGCCCAGATTCTGGAACTGTTACTGGCCGGGGCAGCCATAGCCTTGACCTTGCTTATCTTACGTTGGGTGAAAAAGCGCCCCGTAAGTACCGAAGCCAAATTTGCGTTCCTGCTCTATTTGGGTTTCCTTTTCTACTTCGGTAATTTCCTGACCCTGGGCCAGCAAGGCATCATTCAAAGCGGCAATGTGCCCATAATGACCGCCCCTTCGGCCGGCTCTTCTCTGGTAGCCTCGGTGGGCATGGGGCATAAAGTGCGGGTTCTGGGCGAGCAGGATATCTGGTACCGCATTGAGTGGCAGGACCAAACTGCCTACATCCGGAAAAACAACCTGCTCCTGCTTCCGCAGCCGCTGGGCAGTCAGGAATTGTTTTAA
- a CDS encoding cupin domain-containing protein — protein MEEFQITRIYSDDKGESHFQDQLIPLMLAGEIGSLSAPQPAQSIIFRKVLPSYDYDFHPAPARQYIILLDGEIEIETSLGEKRQFTAGDILLVEDTSGKGHKTRNLQPATRKSIFVTLA, from the coding sequence ATGGAAGAATTCCAGATCACCCGCATCTATTCAGATGATAAAGGCGAAAGCCATTTCCAGGACCAGTTGATTCCCTTGATGCTGGCCGGCGAGATTGGTTCTTTGTCTGCGCCCCAGCCGGCCCAGAGCATTATCTTTCGGAAAGTGCTGCCCAGCTATGACTATGATTTCCACCCGGCGCCTGCCCGGCAGTACATTATTCTGTTAGACGGCGAGATAGAAATTGAGACTTCCCTGGGAGAGAAAAGGCAGTTTACCGCTGGGGATATCTTATTGGTGGAAGACACTTCGGGGAAGGGTCACAAAACCCGAAATCTACAGCCGGCCACCCGTAAATCCATCTTCGTTACTTTGGCTTAA
- a CDS encoding NADPH-dependent FMN reductase, which produces MNIVVISGSARPQRRSHQVALEVQRRLSNRQHSCSLLDVKALNLPLLENTLAETANPSAVLKETSASIAACDALVVVSPEHNGSYSGALKNTMDYFYQEYSRKVFGLVAVSSGMLGGVNAARNMQHYALRLHGIVYPEFLLTPKVQTLFTDGQLTDEGYGQRLDKFLDGFLWLAEAIKGAKEQKEK; this is translated from the coding sequence ATGAACATAGTAGTGATTTCAGGGAGTGCGCGACCGCAGCGGCGTTCCCATCAGGTAGCCTTGGAGGTACAGAGAAGGTTAAGCAACCGGCAGCATTCCTGTAGCTTGCTAGACGTGAAAGCCCTTAATTTGCCTTTGCTGGAGAATACCCTGGCGGAAACGGCCAATCCGTCTGCGGTATTGAAAGAAACCAGCGCGTCTATTGCCGCCTGTGATGCCCTGGTAGTGGTCTCTCCGGAGCATAACGGCAGTTACTCCGGCGCTCTTAAAAACACCATGGACTATTTTTACCAGGAGTATTCCCGGAAAGTGTTTGGGCTGGTGGCGGTTTCTTCGGGCATGCTAGGGGGCGTGAACGCGGCCCGTAACATGCAGCATTATGCACTTCGGTTGCATGGGATTGTGTACCCGGAGTTTCTCCTGACACCCAAGGTACAGACCCTTTTCACCGACGGGCAATTAACCGATGAAGGCTACGGCCAGCGCCTGGATAAATTTCTGGATGGTTTCCTTTGGCTGGCGGAGGCCATAAAAGGCGCGAAAGAGCAAAAAGAAAAATAG
- a CDS encoding alpha/beta hydrolase gives MYTHQKDIKTKGKPLAQTKKALVMVHGRGATAASILTLAQHLAVEDFTLYAPQATNQSWYPYSFMAPVVQNQPALDSALDLLDQTVQGILAEGVASDQIYLLGFSQGACLASEYATRHAQHYGGLLLFTGGLIGQDLNPDNYQGDFKGTPVLITTGDPDPHVPVSRVEETVSIMEAKGAVVTKKIYKGRPHTILQEELDLANQILSGAIGSSTSDTKE, from the coding sequence ATGTATACCCATCAGAAAGATATTAAAACAAAAGGCAAACCACTGGCACAGACCAAAAAGGCACTGGTGATGGTGCACGGCAGGGGCGCTACCGCGGCCAGCATTTTAACGCTGGCGCAGCACCTGGCCGTAGAAGACTTTACCCTATATGCCCCTCAGGCCACCAACCAAAGCTGGTATCCCTACAGCTTTATGGCGCCTGTGGTCCAGAACCAGCCCGCTCTTGATTCGGCGCTTGACCTCCTGGACCAGACCGTGCAAGGAATCCTGGCCGAAGGGGTGGCCTCTGACCAGATTTACCTGCTGGGCTTCTCGCAAGGCGCCTGCCTGGCGTCTGAGTACGCTACCCGGCACGCCCAGCACTACGGCGGGCTACTGCTGTTTACCGGCGGACTCATTGGTCAGGACCTTAATCCCGACAATTACCAGGGCGATTTCAAAGGAACCCCCGTCTTAATCACTACCGGCGACCCCGACCCGCACGTGCCGGTGAGCAGGGTGGAGGAAACGGTCTCAATCATGGAAGCCAAAGGTGCGGTGGTTACTAAAAAGATATACAAAGGCCGGCCCCATACCATCCTGCAGGAAGAGCTGGACCTGGCTAACCAGATTCTCTCGGGCGCAATTGGTTCCTCTACATCAGATACTAAGGAATAG
- a CDS encoding serine hydrolase, with translation MQLKRYPLFIITYLVMTFNGQGQSSPKELLRQKTEQELRGILEKSSALTGLVAIDLTSGEAFRFNQDLVFPQASAIKVPILLEVYKQAQAGKFALTDVRRIAPGQVVGGTGIIKDLEDSTSFSIRNLAVLMIALSDNTATNALLDLVGLSNINASLQAMGLKQTRVQRKMIQAAASGRGEENISTPAEAAKILQMLYKGEFLNKATSEEIISILKKTNRETSRLAPGLPDHVPLAFKPGILNGVSTEWALVLLPERPYAVAIMENFKPMGQDGMVLEDVSKVLYQYFWRLGNATRYGTYVDPKLIK, from the coding sequence ATGCAGCTAAAACGGTACCCCCTTTTTATAATCACCTATCTGGTCATGACGTTCAATGGGCAGGGGCAGTCTTCACCCAAGGAATTGCTGCGGCAGAAAACGGAGCAGGAGTTACGGGGCATTTTGGAGAAATCTTCGGCCCTTACCGGGCTGGTCGCCATAGACCTTACCTCCGGCGAGGCCTTTCGGTTTAACCAGGATCTGGTGTTTCCGCAGGCCAGCGCCATTAAGGTGCCTATTCTGCTGGAAGTCTACAAGCAGGCCCAGGCCGGGAAATTCGCCCTGACGGATGTGCGCCGCATTGCCCCGGGCCAGGTGGTGGGCGGGACCGGAATCATCAAGGACCTTGAAGACAGTACCAGCTTTAGTATCCGTAACCTGGCGGTGCTCATGATCGCCTTGAGCGACAACACGGCCACCAACGCGCTGCTAGACCTGGTAGGCCTATCCAACATCAATGCCTCATTGCAGGCCATGGGCTTAAAGCAGACGCGGGTGCAACGCAAGATGATTCAGGCGGCGGCTTCGGGCCGAGGGGAAGAGAATATTTCCACGCCTGCAGAGGCGGCGAAAATTCTGCAAATGCTGTACAAAGGCGAATTTCTGAACAAGGCCACCTCAGAGGAGATCATCTCCATTCTCAAGAAAACCAACCGCGAAACCAGTCGCCTGGCGCCGGGTCTCCCGGACCATGTGCCCCTTGCCTTTAAACCCGGTATCTTGAACGGCGTCTCCACGGAGTGGGCGCTGGTGCTGCTGCCCGAACGGCCTTACGCGGTGGCCATCATGGAAAACTTTAAGCCCATGGGCCAGGACGGAATGGTGCTGGAAGACGTGTCAAAGGTGCTGTACCAGTATTTCTGGCGCTTGGGCAATGCCACTCGCTACGGCACCTACGTTGACCCCAAACTGATAAAGTAG
- a CDS encoding N-acetylmuramoyl-L-alanine amidase family protein, producing the protein MKYLLLLLLGLLAITTGANAQQRKSPLAGKVICLDAGHGGTALTDSYRVGPTGEREEWVNLRVALLLQKLLQEKGATVLMTRTTDDNVPFDDRIKLALENKAQVFLSIHHNATADSSVNFPIIYYHGYASENTASVALAKHIAKALRKQHYQAKVPVSIVSDHAIFPTAGAKVLRGTYGIPAVIAEASFFTHAPEEERLKKPDYNGQEAKAYVAALEDFFRKPAPVILPKNSLFTVPPFPVFQEAERMGKIAKGWHKDYTQALQLMKHKKDTMALRQAYDLFTRSVKSFPDSYVAGDCHRRRAKLLQALGKKPEAKLEAIRAKEFYVRKK; encoded by the coding sequence ATGAAATACCTTCTCCTATTACTTCTTGGCCTGCTGGCCATCACTACCGGCGCGAATGCCCAGCAGAGGAAAAGCCCGTTGGCCGGGAAAGTGATCTGCCTGGATGCCGGCCACGGCGGCACTGCCCTCACCGACAGTTACCGGGTGGGGCCCACGGGGGAGCGGGAAGAGTGGGTGAACCTGCGGGTAGCCTTGCTGCTGCAGAAACTACTGCAGGAGAAAGGGGCCACCGTGCTCATGACCCGTACCACCGATGACAACGTGCCTTTTGATGACCGCATAAAGCTGGCCCTGGAGAACAAGGCCCAGGTTTTCCTGTCCATCCACCATAACGCCACCGCCGATTCTTCGGTGAACTTTCCCATTATCTATTACCACGGCTACGCCTCAGAGAACACCGCCAGTGTGGCCCTAGCCAAGCATATTGCCAAAGCCCTGCGCAAGCAGCATTACCAGGCCAAAGTGCCGGTCTCCATTGTCTCAGACCATGCTATTTTCCCTACCGCCGGGGCCAAGGTGCTTAGGGGAACATACGGCATACCGGCGGTAATTGCGGAGGCCTCTTTCTTTACCCATGCCCCGGAGGAAGAGCGTTTGAAGAAACCAGACTACAACGGGCAGGAAGCGAAGGCGTACGTGGCGGCGTTGGAAGATTTCTTCAGGAAACCCGCCCCGGTAATTCTACCAAAGAACTCGCTGTTCACGGTTCCGCCTTTCCCGGTGTTCCAGGAGGCGGAGCGTATGGGCAAGATCGCGAAAGGCTGGCACAAGGATTACACGCAGGCCTTGCAGCTCATGAAGCACAAAAAGGACACCATGGCACTGCGGCAGGCCTATGACCTGTTCACGCGCTCGGTTAAATCCTTCCCAGATTCTTACGTGGCAGGAGACTGCCACCGGCGCCGGGCCAAGTTGCTGCAAGCGCTGGGCAAAAAGCCGGAAGCGAAATTGGAGGCCATCAGGGCGAAGGAGTTCTATGTGCGCAAGAAATAG
- a CDS encoding glycosyltransferase family 39 protein has product MTRKTPILETASLLTLVLLKFLLQDFLVDSSYDLQRDEYLHLDQANHMAFGYLSVPPFTAWVAWVIKALGNTVFWVRFFPALFGALTLVTVWKTVDLIGGGYYAKLLAGMAVLLSALLRVNMLFQPNSFDILCWTLVFYLLVRYVRFQEGKILLWLGVVVGLGLLNKYNLVFLLVGLLPALLLTGHGSLFKRPAFYGALLIATLLFLPNLVWQFTHGWPVVYHMAELQQTQLLHVNRLDFWQDQVLFFIGSIYLVIGALVAFVVYAPFRPFRFVGLAYVATMALFTYLQAKNYYALGLYPVLLAFGSVYWEHLFREGWKRWTRPFWIGLNVALFLPLVDVVFPLLSPAQIRVKSAKFKELNLLKWEDGKDHALPQDFADMLGWRELTHLTQKAFAQIPAAEKPHTLVLCDNYGQAGAINFYGRQQLPAAVSFNADYLHWYPLELPVQHIILVKTLGEQVLQEEEKPLVNSVSKVGEVTSDFAREKGTAVYLLRGVSPVLAQQLRERVIAKKKEW; this is encoded by the coding sequence GTGACCCGGAAAACACCTATCCTTGAAACCGCTTCTTTGCTGACGCTGGTACTATTGAAGTTCTTGCTGCAGGACTTTTTGGTAGATAGTTCCTATGACCTGCAGCGCGACGAGTACCTGCACCTGGACCAAGCCAACCACATGGCATTTGGCTACCTCTCCGTGCCGCCGTTCACGGCTTGGGTGGCGTGGGTGATAAAGGCTCTGGGCAACACGGTGTTTTGGGTGCGGTTTTTCCCGGCGCTGTTTGGGGCGCTCACGCTGGTCACGGTCTGGAAAACGGTAGACCTCATTGGCGGGGGCTACTACGCCAAACTGCTGGCGGGCATGGCCGTGCTCTTGTCTGCCCTCTTGCGGGTGAACATGCTGTTTCAGCCTAACTCATTTGACATTCTTTGCTGGACGCTGGTATTCTACCTACTGGTGCGGTATGTGCGCTTTCAGGAAGGAAAAATTTTGTTGTGGCTTGGGGTGGTAGTGGGCCTTGGGCTCTTGAACAAATACAACCTGGTGTTTTTGCTCGTGGGGCTGTTGCCGGCCCTTTTGCTCACGGGTCACGGGAGTCTTTTCAAACGACCCGCTTTTTATGGAGCCCTCCTTATTGCCACGTTGCTTTTCCTGCCCAACCTTGTCTGGCAATTCACGCATGGGTGGCCGGTGGTGTACCACATGGCAGAACTCCAGCAGACGCAATTGCTGCACGTAAACCGGCTTGATTTCTGGCAGGACCAGGTGCTGTTTTTCATTGGGTCTATTTACCTGGTGATTGGGGCGCTGGTGGCGTTTGTAGTCTATGCGCCTTTCCGGCCGTTCCGGTTTGTGGGGCTAGCATATGTGGCTACTATGGCGCTGTTCACGTACTTGCAAGCCAAAAATTATTATGCCCTGGGTTTATACCCGGTGTTGCTGGCCTTTGGAAGTGTGTATTGGGAGCATCTTTTCCGGGAGGGCTGGAAACGGTGGACCCGCCCGTTCTGGATAGGCCTGAACGTGGCGCTTTTTCTCCCTTTGGTAGATGTGGTGTTCCCGCTGCTTTCCCCGGCCCAGATACGGGTGAAATCTGCCAAATTCAAGGAACTCAACCTGCTCAAATGGGAAGACGGGAAAGACCACGCCCTGCCCCAGGACTTTGCCGATATGCTGGGCTGGCGCGAATTGACCCACCTAACCCAGAAGGCCTTTGCTCAGATTCCTGCTGCAGAAAAGCCGCACACCCTGGTGCTCTGCGACAACTACGGCCAGGCCGGTGCCATTAACTTTTACGGCCGGCAACAGCTCCCGGCAGCGGTTTCCTTTAACGCCGATTACCTGCACTGGTACCCGCTGGAATTACCCGTCCAGCATATTATCCTGGTGAAGACGCTGGGCGAGCAGGTATTGCAGGAAGAGGAGAAACCGCTGGTGAATTCCGTCTCTAAAGTGGGTGAGGTAACCTCTGATTTCGCGCGCGAGAAAGGCACGGCCGTTTACCTGCTGCGGGGCGTGTCTCCCGTGCTAGCCCAGCAATTGCGGGAGCGGGTCATCGCAAAGAAAAAGGAATGGTAA